The Desulfovibrio sp. G11 region GCATCAGCGGAAGCGCAAGCCAGGGCGAGAAGACCAAGGCCCTGAAGGAGATCGAGAAGATCACCAAGATGATCGCCGAGCTGGAAGACTACGAGCGCGAAGTGCTTTACCCGCTGGCCACCGAACAGGTGGAGATCGACCTCGACGACGGCGTGAAGGTCAACTACCCCAAACTCGGCGCGGCCTTGAAGAAGATCGTCGGCCTGGATGCGAAAGAGGATTAAGGAGCGCCATTGATGGAAAACCGCATAGCCCAGGCCTTGACCAAACTCTTTGACCGGCACCGGATCGTCTTCTGGTACGACGCCAAGCAAGAGTTGCGCGACGACTTTGAGGCGTTGTCGCTTCCCGGCGTAGAGAAGCTGGAACTGATCAACAACGAGTACGGCATTAAGTACAAGCTGCTGCGCGAGCAACCGGAGCAGAAATTCTTGCTCTACCGTGAAGGCCCTCAGCCCGCCGATCTGGATAACTGGCTGCTGGATGTTCAATTGGCCCACGGCGAGTTCCGCACCGATCAGGTGGCCATCTGGCTGTCCGAACTGGAGCTCGGCCTGGAGTTCACGGATGTGGTTCAGGCCAATGCGGAGTTCTTCAAGGCTGTCAAGCGTAAGGATGCCCTTAAAAATTTGCTGAAAGCAGATGACACTGCCGGACAGATTCGCCTGAAAATGCTGGCGGTATGCACTGGCAGCGAACCGCGTATGGATGCGGTGGTAGAAAACCTGCTGCAGGAGCTTGCCGACGGTCGGGACGAAAAAATCAAGCTGGTTGGACGGTGCAGTTTAGATGATTTTTTCTGGGAACAGATGATCCGCTACTATGGCTACAAGTCCGACGAGCCGGGCATCCGTGACTTCGCCATCGAGTTGTTCAAGTCCTGCTACGCCATGAGCACCAACGGGCAAGTGAAACTGACCGGCGACGCTATGGTGTTTCTTAAGCGCTGGAAAGACAGCCGTCAATTCGAAGGCGGCTTCGAAACCCTCTCGGGGGAATGCGCCGAGATTCTTGGCATTGAGCAGGATCTGACCAAGCGGGATTTCCGCGAGTTGATCGATCTGGATTATTTCCGCCTGATCGATCAGAAGATCATCAGCGAACTAGTGCGGGTGGTGTCTACCCGTACCGCCCGCAGCGGAGATGTGGCGATCTGGGTTCGCCAGCGGCGACAAGGCCACTGGTACCACGAATACCGGCATCTGTACGAGGCGGTCGATTACGCCGCTCAGTTCACCCATGCCCTGGGCGAGGCCAAGCTCGCCATGGACAGCCTGGCCGAGGGCGTGCAGCGCTACAGCCGCTTCTGGTATCAACTCGATCAGCTCTACCGCAAGTTCACCTACCACGTGCGCATGTCGGGGCAGGCGTCGCTGATGGGCAGCCTGACCGAGCAGATCGAAAACCTCTACTCCAACAACTACTTGCTGAAGCTGGGCGACCGCTTCCAGACCTTTGTGGATACGGCATCCAAGTGGGAAGCCTTCCCGGTGCGCAAGCAAAAGGAGTTTTTCGAACACTGGGTCCGGCCGTTCCTGCGCAAGGACAATAAGGTCTGCGTGATCATCTCCGATGCCATGCGCTACGAGATCGGCGACGAGCTGCTGAGCCTGATCCGCCAGGAGGACCGCTACAGCGCCGAACTGGAACCGGCGCTGTCGATGCTGCCCAGCTACACCCAGATCGGCATGGCGGCCCTGTTGCCCAACAAAACGTTGGCCATTGCCGACAATGAAACCGGCACTGTACTGGTGGATGGGCAAAGTTCCCAGGGGACGGCCAACCGCATCAAGATCCTTGGCCAGGCGATCCGTCAACGGGCTACCGCCTGTAAGGCCGATGAGCTGATGGCCATGAAGGGAGACGATTGCCGGGCCCTGGTGCGCGATCATGACGTGATTTACATTTACCACAACCGCATCGATGCCACCGGTGATAAGAGGGAATCCGAGGAGCGGGTCTTCGAGGCGGTGGAGGAAACCTTGCAGGAGCTGATTCGCCTGATCAAGAAGCTGACCGGTGCCAACGCCAGCAACTTGCTGGTGACCTCAGATCATGGCTTCATCTACCAGAACCGCACCATCGATGAGAGCGACTTTTCCGGGGTTGACGCCGAGGGCGACAAGATTCTGTTCCGGGATCGCCGCTTCGTGCTCGGCAAGGGGCTTGCTGAAGCATCAAGCCTACGCAAATTCACTCCCGAGCAGCTTGGTCTGGCCGGTGAGGTAGAAGTGCAGATCCCCAAGTCTATCAACCGCCTGCGCCTGAAGGGCTCCGGCAGCCGCTTTGTGCATGGCGGCGCGTCGCTGCAGGAGGTGGTGATCCCGGTGCTTAAAATCAACAAGAAGCGCCAGAGCGATGTCACCGCCGTCGAGGTGGACATCCTGCGCGGAGCCAGCTCGGTGATTACCTCCGGACAACTGGCGGTGACCATGTACCAGGCCGGGCCGGTGACGGACAAGATACAGCCGCGTGTGCTGCGGGCTGGCATCTACACCGAGGCGGGCGACCTGATCTCCGACAGCCACGACCTGACCTTCGACCTGAGCTCGGACAACCCCCGGGAGCGGGAGCTGCAGGTGCGCTTCGTGCTCACCCGTAAGGCCGACGAGGCGAACGGCCAGGAGGTCATTCTACGGCTGGAGGAAAAGCACGCCGGGACTTCACATTACAAGGAATACAAATCGCTTCGGTATTTGATGCGGCGCTCATTTACCAGCGACTTCGACTTTTAAAGGATGGGTGACCGATGAACGAACTTGACCAGAAAATCAACACACACTTCCCGGGACTCGTTGTCCGCAAGGATCTCGTCAAGACGGTCAAGGGCAACGCCATCGTTCCCTCCTACGTGCTGGAATACCTGCT contains the following coding sequences:
- the pglZ gene encoding BREX-1 system phosphatase PglZ type A, translating into MENRIAQALTKLFDRHRIVFWYDAKQELRDDFEALSLPGVEKLELINNEYGIKYKLLREQPEQKFLLYREGPQPADLDNWLLDVQLAHGEFRTDQVAIWLSELELGLEFTDVVQANAEFFKAVKRKDALKNLLKADDTAGQIRLKMLAVCTGSEPRMDAVVENLLQELADGRDEKIKLVGRCSLDDFFWEQMIRYYGYKSDEPGIRDFAIELFKSCYAMSTNGQVKLTGDAMVFLKRWKDSRQFEGGFETLSGECAEILGIEQDLTKRDFRELIDLDYFRLIDQKIISELVRVVSTRTARSGDVAIWVRQRRQGHWYHEYRHLYEAVDYAAQFTHALGEAKLAMDSLAEGVQRYSRFWYQLDQLYRKFTYHVRMSGQASLMGSLTEQIENLYSNNYLLKLGDRFQTFVDTASKWEAFPVRKQKEFFEHWVRPFLRKDNKVCVIISDAMRYEIGDELLSLIRQEDRYSAELEPALSMLPSYTQIGMAALLPNKTLAIADNETGTVLVDGQSSQGTANRIKILGQAIRQRATACKADELMAMKGDDCRALVRDHDVIYIYHNRIDATGDKRESEERVFEAVEETLQELIRLIKKLTGANASNLLVTSDHGFIYQNRTIDESDFSGVDAEGDKILFRDRRFVLGKGLAEASSLRKFTPEQLGLAGEVEVQIPKSINRLRLKGSGSRFVHGGASLQEVVIPVLKINKKRQSDVTAVEVDILRGASSVITSGQLAVTMYQAGPVTDKIQPRVLRAGIYTEAGDLISDSHDLTFDLSSDNPRERELQVRFVLTRKADEANGQEVILRLEEKHAGTSHYKEYKSLRYLMRRSFTSDFDF